TTAATGGTTACTTTATCGCCTCTTTCACTAACGTCAAACTGATAAGCATTTCCACTGTTTGCACTTTGCTCCGGTTGCTTTGCTTCTTCCATTAGGTTTGATTTTTGGCAAAAGTAAGGAGTTTGGTAACGTTTAAAGTGCTCACTTGCAGAAGAGTAGTTTTCGGAAATAAATTTGGATTTCTCTTCCAAGCGCATATCGTACTAAATGGATATTACAATGAAGTAGTTATTGTCTTTTATATCCTCAATCAGTAAAAAGTACCATAAATGCACTAAACTGTTCCATTCTCAGGGCTCAGCTTAAAGTAACTTTATCCAACGAAAGAGATCAGTAATATGGCAAAAGCTTCTATCCCGGTTTATGACATCTGTTCCATTGATCAGCGTACACAAAAAGACTTGTTGATTGAGCGGTTTGGCTCTTACCTGGAGAAACATTACCATAACCTGCATCGCCCACACCGTCATTCTTTTTATCACCTGGTATTATTTACAAAAGGGAAAGGCTCTCATACAATTGATTTTGAAAAGTTTCCTGTGCAACCTTACCAGATCTACTTTATGATTCCGGGACAGGTACATAGCTGGCATTTTGAAAGTAACGTTGATGGCTATATTGTTCATTTCAATGATGAACTATTTACCACCTTCTTACAAAACAGCCATTATTTGGAGCGCTTCCCTTTCTTTCGAGGTAATAGTGCCGATAGTGTTTGTCTGCTGCCAATATTATCTCATAACCAGGTAGCAGACCTCTTTGAAACGATGCTGGAAGAGATGAAAGAGGGTAAAGAGCAGAATCTGGATGTTATAAGATTGAAGTTGCTGGAATTGTTTATAACAGTGGACCGTAACTGCCATTATAAAAATGTACGGCAAATACCACAACAAAAAATGCAGTTGCTAAGAAGTTTTCAGCATTTGATCGATAAGCACTTCCGCACCATAAAGCTGCCAAAAGAGTATGCAGAACTTTTGTATGTAACGCCTAACCACTTGAACGCATTGTGCCAGGATCTGTTGGGTAAAACAGCAGGGGATCTGATTCGTGATCGTGTATTGTTGGAAGCCAAACGTTTGCTTACCAATGCAGATCTTACAGTTACTGAAATAGCTTATGATCTCAACTTTCAGGACAATTCTTACTTCAACCGATTTTTTAAAAAGAATGTGGGAATTACGCCTGATGATTTTCGGAAAAACTTTATCAACCAATAAATACTTACCTATGTGTGCGCAATATAAGACTAATGAGAAGCCCGGACTCTTACTTAGTGTTTTAAAATGTAAGTGTACCCGCTGTCGTAGAGGGGATATGTACCAAACGGCTAATCCCTACGATTTAAAGAACTTCATGAAGATGAATGAACGTTGCCCTGTTTGTGGACAACTGTTAGATTTGGAACCTGGCTTTTATTATGGTACCAATATGATCAGTTATGCATTGGCCTTTTTAATGAGTATAGCTAGCTTTTTCCTTTGGTGGGCCATTATTGGGTTTAGTTTTGAAGACAACCGGCTTTTCTGGTGGATTGGCATTAACGCTTTTCTTTTAATAGCCCTTCAACCGCCGTTAATGCGTATATCCCGTACTGTTTGGCTGGCTTTCTTTGTACGCTATAGCCCAAAGTGGATGGAAGGAGATGTAGTAGCAGTAGAACGTATCAACAAAGAACAAATGGCTAACTGGTAGTGCAGAGGCTTTACATTGCTAAGTGCTATTAAAACAGAAGCTTCAAGATATAAATTCCAAATATGGTGTTTGTTCTTGTACGTACTAAAAAGGGGAATACAAATAAAAAGCACAAGTATAAAGTATACTTGTGCTTTTTATTTGTTAGTCTGTTTGTATAAGAGATTGCTTACTTCTGCTGGTTATAATCGTAATTAACCATCCAGTTGATTCCAAACTTATCGGTAAACATGCCAAAGAAGGCACCCCAGAAAGTTTTTTCCAATGGCATTTTTACCTGGCCACCAGCTGATAAACCATTAAATATTCTTGTAGCATCTTCCTCGCTTTCAGCATTAATAGAAAGCTGGATATTGTTACCTTCCACGGTGTGCTTGGCCCAATCGCCGCCAACATCACTGCCCATCAATACGGTTTCCTTACTTATGGGTAGGGAAATGTGCATGATCAAGTTGCCATCTATTTGGCTGGCATGCTCTCCCTCAGAAGGTGGCATGTCTTTATAGCGTCCTACATATGGAAACTCTCCGCCAAAAACGGATTTGTAGAAGTTAAATGCTTCTTCACAATTTCCTTTGAAATTGAGATAAGGATTGATTTGTGGCATTGTTGTTTGGTTTTAAAAGTGGATGAAGGTAAGACTTCATTTATTACTTGACTTTCTTTTTAAGCTCGTTTTTTTACTACATTAAGAGCAG
This genomic interval from Flavisolibacter tropicus contains the following:
- a CDS encoding AraC family transcriptional regulator; this translates as MAKASIPVYDICSIDQRTQKDLLIERFGSYLEKHYHNLHRPHRHSFYHLVLFTKGKGSHTIDFEKFPVQPYQIYFMIPGQVHSWHFESNVDGYIVHFNDELFTTFLQNSHYLERFPFFRGNSADSVCLLPILSHNQVADLFETMLEEMKEGKEQNLDVIRLKLLELFITVDRNCHYKNVRQIPQQKMQLLRSFQHLIDKHFRTIKLPKEYAELLYVTPNHLNALCQDLLGKTAGDLIRDRVLLEAKRLLTNADLTVTEIAYDLNFQDNSYFNRFFKKNVGITPDDFRKNFINQ
- a CDS encoding DUF983 domain-containing protein, encoding MKMNERCPVCGQLLDLEPGFYYGTNMISYALAFLMSIASFFLWWAIIGFSFEDNRLFWWIGINAFLLIALQPPLMRISRTVWLAFFVRYSPKWMEGDVVAVERINKEQMANW
- a CDS encoding VOC family protein, which gives rise to MPQINPYLNFKGNCEEAFNFYKSVFGGEFPYVGRYKDMPPSEGEHASQIDGNLIMHISLPISKETVLMGSDVGGDWAKHTVEGNNIQLSINAESEEDATRIFNGLSAGGQVKMPLEKTFWGAFFGMFTDKFGINWMVNYDYNQQK